Proteins co-encoded in one Bradyrhizobium sp. 170 genomic window:
- the rpmC gene encoding 50S ribosomal protein L29 — protein MAPMKVEDIRAMSDDQREDAVLNLKKERFNLRFQRATGQLENTSRLREARRDIARIKTIAAQTRAKKK, from the coding sequence ATGGCCCCGATGAAAGTTGAAGACATCCGCGCGATGAGCGACGACCAGAGGGAGGACGCCGTCCTCAATCTGAAGAAGGAACGTTTCAACCTGCGTTTCCAGCGCGCCACCGGGCAGCTGGAGAACACCTCGCGGCTGCGCGAAGCCCGCCGCGATATCGCCCGCATCAAGACCATCGCCGCGCAAACGCGCGCGAAGAAGAAGTAA
- the rplP gene encoding 50S ribosomal protein L16, with translation MMQPKKTKFRKAHKGRIHGVATSGATLSFGQFGLKAMAPERITARQIEAARRALTRHMKRAGRVWIRVFPDLPVSKKPAEVRMGSGKGTPELWVARVKPGRVIFEIDGVTVQTAKEALSLAAAKLPIKTRFVARIAE, from the coding sequence ATGATGCAACCAAAGAAAACGAAGTTCCGGAAGGCGCATAAGGGCCGTATCCACGGCGTTGCGACTTCGGGTGCGACGTTGTCGTTCGGTCAGTTCGGCCTGAAGGCGATGGCGCCCGAGCGCATCACCGCCCGCCAGATCGAAGCCGCGCGCCGCGCGCTGACCCGTCACATGAAGCGCGCCGGCCGCGTCTGGATCCGCGTATTTCCCGACCTGCCAGTGTCGAAGAAGCCGGCCGAAGTCCGCATGGGCTCCGGCAAGGGTACGCCGGAATTGTGGGTGGCGCGGGTCAAGCCCGGCCGCGTGATTTTCGAGATCGACGGCGTCACCGTGCAGACCGCCAAGGAGGCGCTCTCGCTTGCCGCCGCCAAGCTGCCGATCAAGACGCGCTTCGTCGCGCGCATTGCGGAGTAA